The Bacillus carboniphilus genome contains a region encoding:
- a CDS encoding metallophosphoesterase family protein codes for MKALIVSDSHGLNEELITIKERHINEVDVMIHCGDSELQKKDDALEGFVVVRGNCDLNTSFPNDLVQPVDNKNVLVTHGHLYGVKNNLISLKYKAKEAGANIVCFGHSHIAYVEKIDDLLFINPGSIALPRLFKEKTYAILSVQNDEIEVLFYTDQGRNIESWSRTFKA; via the coding sequence GTGAAAGCACTTATCGTTAGCGATAGTCATGGCTTAAATGAAGAACTAATTACTATTAAGGAAAGGCATATAAATGAAGTAGATGTAATGATTCATTGTGGTGATAGCGAACTTCAAAAAAAGGATGATGCTTTAGAGGGATTCGTTGTGGTCAGAGGGAATTGTGATTTAAATACCTCTTTTCCAAATGACCTTGTTCAGCCCGTAGATAACAAAAATGTTCTTGTTACGCATGGACATTTGTATGGCGTTAAAAACAACTTAATCAGTTTAAAATATAAGGCGAAAGAGGCAGGAGCAAACATCGTGTGCTTCGGACATTCTCATATAGCTTATGTCGAAAAAATAGACGATTTACTCTTTATTAATCCAGGAAGTATTGCCCTCCCTAGACTTTTTAAAGAAAAAACGTATGCAATATTATCCGTTCAAAACGATGAAATAGAAGTGTTATTTTACACGGATCAAGGCAGGAATATCGAGTCTTGGAGTCGTACATTTAAAGCATAG
- a CDS encoding XTP/dITP diphosphatase has product MKEVIIATKNKGKIKEFQTMFELKGIKVISLLDIDDSMEIEETGVTFEENAKIKAETLMKKLNKTVIADDSGLSVDALNGEPGVYSARYAGENKNDKDNINKLLKKLEGIEKRAARFYCVLAIAEPGKETMTVEGTCEGVITSEPHGDGGFGYDPVFFVKEKGCTMAQLTKDQKNKISHRAKALKKFEVLLKQ; this is encoded by the coding sequence ATGAAAGAAGTAATAATTGCTACAAAAAATAAAGGGAAAATAAAGGAATTCCAAACAATGTTCGAACTTAAAGGAATAAAGGTAATATCCCTTCTAGATATAGATGATTCGATGGAAATTGAAGAGACTGGCGTAACTTTTGAAGAAAATGCTAAAATAAAGGCTGAAACCTTAATGAAAAAATTAAATAAAACAGTCATAGCAGATGATTCCGGATTGAGTGTAGATGCATTAAACGGTGAACCGGGAGTCTATTCAGCTCGGTATGCAGGAGAGAACAAAAATGACAAGGATAATATTAATAAATTACTAAAGAAATTAGAAGGTATAGAAAAACGGGCGGCTAGATTTTACTGTGTATTAGCCATAGCTGAACCAGGAAAAGAAACGATGACTGTAGAAGGAACTTGTGAAGGTGTAATAACAAGTGAACCGCATGGAGACGGAGGCTTTGGTTATGACCCAGTCTTTTTTGTAAAAGAGAAAGGTTGTACGATGGCTCAACTAACGAAAGACCAAAAAAACAAAATAAGTCACAGAGCAAAAGCATTGAAAAAGTTTGAAGTTTTATTAAAGCAATAA
- a CDS encoding GerMN domain-containing protein: MSISKKRIILSAVFSCSILLSGCGMLEGLGVDKEENLDIDQEVTYLKETEEGKTEQNEESEKATVAQELYLFNKDGLVVPKSFQLPATNEPAQQVIEYLIEGGPITNILPNGFRAVLPQDTTVQGIAIKDGTATVDFSNEFVNYNSKDEQKIAQSITWTLTQFDTIENVKIWLNGKEITEMPESGFKVADKGMSRDQGINLHVDSPLDITATSPMTLYYLAENEGEIMYVPVTKRVQIDDNKLQTAINELINGPEPGDGLTSYFQPKLQLLDEPKVEDGVVTLNFNEFLYHSADGEKKIVSEHVLNALVLTLTEQEGINSVSVQVNGKDDLLTEGGEKLSEPVTRPEKVNTGSF; the protein is encoded by the coding sequence ATGAGCATCAGTAAAAAAAGGATCATATTGTCTGCAGTTTTTTCATGTTCTATATTATTGAGTGGTTGTGGAATGTTAGAGGGATTAGGAGTAGATAAAGAAGAAAATTTAGATATTGATCAGGAAGTGACCTATTTAAAAGAAACAGAAGAGGGTAAAACAGAACAAAACGAAGAAAGTGAGAAAGCAACAGTTGCTCAAGAGCTTTATTTATTTAATAAGGATGGCCTTGTTGTTCCTAAATCGTTTCAACTTCCAGCTACCAATGAACCTGCCCAACAAGTGATTGAATACTTAATTGAAGGTGGGCCAATAACAAATATCCTTCCTAACGGTTTTCGAGCGGTACTACCTCAAGATACTACTGTACAAGGAATTGCAATTAAGGATGGAACAGCGACTGTAGACTTTTCAAATGAATTTGTTAACTATAATTCAAAAGATGAGCAAAAAATTGCTCAATCGATTACATGGACATTAACGCAATTCGACACGATCGAAAATGTGAAGATATGGTTAAACGGAAAAGAGATAACGGAGATGCCTGAAAGTGGGTTTAAGGTAGCGGATAAAGGGATGAGTAGAGATCAAGGAATTAACCTCCATGTTGATAGTCCCCTTGATATTACAGCTACTTCTCCTATGACTTTATACTATTTAGCAGAAAATGAGGGGGAAATCATGTATGTTCCAGTAACAAAGAGAGTACAGATTGATGATAACAAGCTTCAAACGGCTATAAATGAACTAATTAATGGTCCCGAACCTGGAGATGGATTAACGAGTTACTTTCAGCCGAAACTACAGTTATTAGACGAACCAAAAGTTGAAGATGGAGTAGTTACATTAAATTTCAATGAATTTCTTTATCATAGTGCTGATGGAGAAAAGAAAATAGTATCAGAGCATGTGTTAAATGCGTTAGTCCTCACATTAACAGAACAAGAAGGGATTAACAGTGTATCTGTTCAAGTAAATGGAAAAGATGATTTATTGACAGAAGGTGGTGAGAAATTATCTGAGCCTGTAACAAGACCAGAGAAAGTTAACACAGGTAGTTTTTAA